DNA from Arthrobacter sp. SLBN-112:
GGGGCGCTCGAGTCGGTCAGCCAGTCCTGCAGGTAAGAAGCGCGGACCTGCAGGACCTTGCCGAGCCGGCCAGCGGCGATGAGTTGCCGCGCGTACGCCAGCGCGGGCACGCGCCGGTAGTTGAACCCGATCATGGATTGCACTCCCCGCTCCCGGGCAGCCTGTGCGGCGGAAACCATAGCTTCGGACTCAGCCAGCGTATTCGAGAGTGGCTTTTCGGCCAGCACGTGCTTCCCGGCTTGTAGTGCGGCGATCGCTATCTCTGCGTGCAGCCATCCAGGGGCGCAAATGTCCACGATGTCCACATCGTCGCGTTCGATGACCTGGCGCCAGTCTATCGCCGATTCCGCCCAACCGTAGCGGGCCGCAGCTTCGGATACGTGGGCGGTGTCCCTGCCCACAAGGACGCGTTGCTCGATGGCGGGGCCGTCGAAGTACGCTCCCACGTTGCGCCAGGCGTGCGAGTGCGCTTTGCCCATAAATGCATATCCAATCGCGGCGATACCCAATGGACGGCTCATCGAATTGCCACCTTGTGTGTCACTGGCGTCGATACCGGGGGAAGCTCCGGGCCGGCGGCGGGGCGGGTTTCGTGCCCGCCTCGGGGCCGGTTACTTACTTCCGGGGCAGCGCGGGGCCTGTCGGACTGGGCGGCCCAGCTGACGGCGTTGGCTATGACGCGCTGGATTTGTGGGTGGTGATAGACGGGGTATTCCTGGTCGCCCGGGCTGAAGTAGAAGATTCTGCCCTTACCCCGGGTGAAAGTCACACCGGAGCGGAAGACTTCGCCGCCGTCGAAGGAGCTGATAAAGATCAGGTCGTCCGGGTCCGGTATATCGAACAGTTCCCCGTACATCTCCTGCTCTGGGATGACGATGGGGTTCTCGACACCGTCGGCGATGGGGTGCGATGGTTTGACGGTCCAGACGAGCTCTTGCTCGCCATCGTTGCGCCAGGCCAGGGAACAGCTGGTGCCGAGGAGGCGGGTAAAGATTTTGGCGAAGTGCCCGGAGTGCAGCACGATCAGCCCCATGCCGCCGAGCACGTGCCGATGCACTCGCTCCACCACGTGGTCACTGACCTCGGCGTGCGCCTTATGCCCCCACCACAGCAACACATCGGTCCTCGCCAACGTCTCCTCGGAGAGGCCGTGTTCCTCGTTTGAATGCAGGGTGGCCGTTGAGATGTCCGCGTCGGGCAGGGCCTCGCGGAGACCGTCTGCGATTGCTCCGTGGATGCCGTCGGGATAGATGCGCCCGATGTGTGCGGGTTCGTTAAGCGCCTCGTGCACTCCTTCGTTCCAGACCAGGACCTTGAGCTTGCCGGCGCTGCTCACAGCTGGACCTCCTTGCCTTCGCGGGCTGAACGGTAGCAAGCATCGATGATTTCCGCCCGGTTCAGGGCCAGGGAGCCGTCGTGATGGCCCCAGACGGTTTCGCCGGCGCGGACTGTTTGAATGAATTCCTCGATGACGGTCTGGTGGCCGAGTCCGGGCCGAGCTTCGGGCGTGTAGTCGGCGTTCTGACCATCCTTGTCGGTAAAGATCCTGAGTTCGCCGACAGGCGCCGATGGCGAGCCTTTGGCTTTCAGTTCCGCTCCCCCATCCGTGCCGTAGACCATGAAGTCGAGCAGGTCATCTTTCTCGCGGTAGCTGGCCCAGCCTGCCTCGATGAGAAGGGTTGCTCCTCCCTCAAGTCGGAGGAACGCCGAGGCGAAGTCCTCGACTTCGAAAGGGTGTTCGTCGTTCATCGGGGAGAAGCGGGCGCTTCCGCCGCGGCCCCGCGGCCCGAGTTCGGCATAAACAGTTGCCGAGACGGTGATGACTTTCGGCTCTCCCAGCAGGTGGAGAGAGTAGTCAAGGACGTGGACGCCGATGTCGGCCATCGGTCCGCCCCCGGAGAGGTGCGGGTTGGTGAACCAGCTCCCGAGCCGTGGAATGCCAGTGCGTCGCAGCCACGATGCCTTGGCATAGTAGGGGCGGCCAAGCCCGCCGTCGTCGATGATCGACTTGAGTTTTTGGATGTCGCCGCGTCGCCGGTGGTTGAACGCGACATCAAGTACCCGGCCCGACTTTCGGGCTGCCGCGACCATCATGCGGCCCTCTTCGGCGGTGCGGGCGAGCGGCTTCTCGCTCAGGACATGGAGTCCACGTTCAAGGGCGGCCACGGCGATTGGGGCGTGCAGGAACGTCGGAACGGCTACGCTGATGGCGTCCAGGTCTTGATGCTCCAGCATGTCTTCCCAGCGGAGGAAGGCGTGAGGAATGGTGTATTCGGCCTGAAGGGAGCGGAGGAGGTCCGCTTCCATTCCGGCGACGGCCACGATCTCGACGCCGGGAATGTTGCTGTATGCCTTCAGATGCTGCTGCCCGGCCCAGCCGATGCCGACGACGCCGACCTTGAGTGCTGGAGCGTGGGACTGCTCGGAGTTCACGAAAGTTGTTCCTATCTGGATGTGGTGGGAATTTAGGGTGTTGGGCGGTAGGAGACGGTTCAGCCTTTGACTGCGCCGGCGGTCATCCCGGCAACTATTCGCTTTTGGCAGATCAGGACCAGGACGACGAGGGGGATGGTGACGATGACGGATGCTGCGCTGATCCGGCCAAGGGGTACGTCGAATTCGCTCATGCCATTGAAGAAGGCGATGGCCACCGGTACGGGTCTGGCAGCCGGCGAACTCGTCAGGGTCACGGCCAAAAGAAACTCGTTCCAGACCGAGATGAAGACAAGGATCGCCGTGGTCGCCAGGCCCGGGACGGCCAGCGGAAGGATGACCCTTCTAAACGCCTGAAACGGCGTCGCCCCGTCCACGTAGGCAGATTCTTCGAGCTCGCGGGGAATGTCGCGGAAGAAGGATGTCAGCGTGTAGATGGCCAGCGGCAGGGCGAAGGTGAGTTTGGGAATGATGAGGCCGACCAGGGTGTCGTAGAGGCCGATTTCGCGCCAAATGGCGAACAAGGGAGCAGCGATCGCGATGGCCGGGAATGTCGTGACCGAGAGGATCAAGGTCAGGATAAGGGCCTTACGGCGCATCTTCAGACGTGCCAGTGCATAGGCGGCGAATGAGGCGAAGAGGAGCGCGATGACAGTTGTCACGACGGCAATAATCACCGAATTTCGCATCGCCAGAAGGAAGTCACCGTTGCCGAATACGGCCAAGTAGTTATCGACGGTCGGCTCGCTCGGGAACATCTCCCCTTTGCCCAGGCTCGCGCCCTTCTTCAGCGAGGTGCTGACAAGCCAGTAGAAGGGCACGAGCGAAAAGCCCATCACCACGATGACAAACACCCATACCAGGGGATGAAGGCGCGTTCTGCTGCGACGGGGCCGGGTGGCACTGGCGGCCTCGGCACTCGCCACTGAAGTGCGAGAGGTAGTTAGGGTGCTCATCAGCGGTCCTCCCGTGCGATGTCGCGGATGTTCCCGCCTCCGAAGCGGATGTAAACGGCGGAGACGATCATGACCGTCAGGAACGTAAGGATGGAAAGCGCCGACCCCTGCCCAACGAGCCGGTTTTCATTCAGCTCGCTGTACGCCAGCATGGACATCGACTGCGTACCATTCGCACCATGGGTGAGCACGAACGGCAGATCGAAGATTCTCAATGCGTCCAGCGTGCGGAATATCGCGGCCAGGACAATGGCCGGACGCAGCAGGGGCAGCGTCACGTTTACAAATGTTTTCCAGCGGCCGGCGCCATCAAGCTCGGCAGCTTCATACGTTTCCTGGGAAATCGCCTGCAGGCCGGCCAGGATGATCAGTGCGGCGAAAGGTGTGGTCTTCCACACATCTGCCATCACGATCACGGCCATCGCATACCCCTGTTCGCCGAGCCAGACCACGCCCGCGCCGGGCAGGTGAAGGGCGGTGAGGATCTGAGGTATGAAGCCCGTGGTGGGATCAAACATGGTCTGCCACGTTATGGCGCTAACGACCGTGATGATCGCGTAGGGCACGAGGACGACCGTGCGAAGCACCGCGCGGCCGCGGAAGGCAAGGTTGAGCAGAAGCGCCATGCCTGTGCCGAGAACCATCTCCAGCGCGACAGAGCACGCCGCGAACAGGAAGGTCTGGCCGAACGCCTTCCACCAGTCCTGGCCGGTAAGCGCCTCGACGTAGTTACCCAGCCCAACAAATCGGGAAAGCCCCGCCTGCAGGAGGCTGTACTGGTTGAGCGAGAGCCAGATTGCATAGCATATTGGGACGGCTGCCACGAGAGCCATCAGGATCAGCGCCGGAGCGGTCATCCCGGCGGCGAGGCCTCGCTCAGCATGGTCCCGGGTTCTGCGGGGCCGGTCGGGGACGAGTATGCGGGTGGCTGACATCAGAAGCTGGCCTGCGCCGTCTTCATCTGGTCCGCCATGTTCTTCACCGCGTCCTCGGTGGTCGAAGCGCCCGAGAGAACGGCGTAGACATTCTTGTTGATGGCCGCTGAAATTTGCGCATAGACCGGGGAGACCGGCCTGGGCTTGGCCCCCTTGACGGAGACAAGGAGTTCCTTAGCGAAAGGCATCTTTGCGAGCACCTCCGGGTCGGAGTAGGCTCCCTCCCCGGCGGGCGCCTGTGAGTAGTCCATCGCGACGTGCTTCTGCCAATCGGGCGAGGACTCAAAATTCACGAACGCGACGGCGGCACCGGGGTTCGATGCGAAGGCCGAAAGCGCCAGGTTCCATCCACCGAGCACACCACTGCCACTGGACTTGCCGTCAAAGGACGGCAATGGAGCGACCCCGAAAGTATCCTTCAGGGGCGTTGCATTCAGCTGACCGTAGACGTTGGGCCAGTTGCGTT
Protein-coding regions in this window:
- a CDS encoding ThuA domain-containing protein, which translates into the protein MSSAGKLKVLVWNEGVHEALNEPAHIGRIYPDGIHGAIADGLREALPDADISTATLHSNEEHGLSEETLARTDVLLWWGHKAHAEVSDHVVERVHRHVLGGMGLIVLHSGHFAKIFTRLLGTSCSLAWRNDGEQELVWTVKPSHPIADGVENPIVIPEQEMYGELFDIPDPDDLIFISSFDGGEVFRSGVTFTRGKGRIFYFSPGDQEYPVYHHPQIQRVIANAVSWAAQSDRPRAAPEVSNRPRGGHETRPAAGPELPPVSTPVTHKVAIR
- a CDS encoding Gfo/Idh/MocA family protein, which produces MNSEQSHAPALKVGVVGIGWAGQQHLKAYSNIPGVEIVAVAGMEADLLRSLQAEYTIPHAFLRWEDMLEHQDLDAISVAVPTFLHAPIAVAALERGLHVLSEKPLARTAEEGRMMVAAARKSGRVLDVAFNHRRRGDIQKLKSIIDDGGLGRPYYAKASWLRRTGIPRLGSWFTNPHLSGGGPMADIGVHVLDYSLHLLGEPKVITVSATVYAELGPRGRGGSARFSPMNDEHPFEVEDFASAFLRLEGGATLLIEAGWASYREKDDLLDFMVYGTDGGAELKAKGSPSAPVGELRIFTDKDGQNADYTPEARPGLGHQTVIEEFIQTVRAGETVWGHHDGSLALNRAEIIDACYRSAREGKEVQL
- a CDS encoding carbohydrate ABC transporter permease, whose translation is MSTLTTSRTSVASAEAASATRPRRSRTRLHPLVWVFVIVVMGFSLVPFYWLVSTSLKKGASLGKGEMFPSEPTVDNYLAVFGNGDFLLAMRNSVIIAVVTTVIALLFASFAAYALARLKMRRKALILTLILSVTTFPAIAIAAPLFAIWREIGLYDTLVGLIIPKLTFALPLAIYTLTSFFRDIPRELEESAYVDGATPFQAFRRVILPLAVPGLATTAILVFISVWNEFLLAVTLTSSPAARPVPVAIAFFNGMSEFDVPLGRISAASVIVTIPLVVLVLICQKRIVAGMTAGAVKG
- a CDS encoding carbohydrate ABC transporter permease, whose product is MTAPALILMALVAAVPICYAIWLSLNQYSLLQAGLSRFVGLGNYVEALTGQDWWKAFGQTFLFAACSVALEMVLGTGMALLLNLAFRGRAVLRTVVLVPYAIITVVSAITWQTMFDPTTGFIPQILTALHLPGAGVVWLGEQGYAMAVIVMADVWKTTPFAALIILAGLQAISQETYEAAELDGAGRWKTFVNVTLPLLRPAIVLAAIFRTLDALRIFDLPFVLTHGANGTQSMSMLAYSELNENRLVGQGSALSILTFLTVMIVSAVYIRFGGGNIRDIAREDR